One window from the genome of Leucobacter aridicollis encodes:
- the glnA gene encoding type I glutamate--ammonia ligase, whose amino-acid sequence MFKTPQEVIDYIRETDVKFLDIRFTDLPGVQQHFNIPASTVDLDFFEVGQMFDASSIRGFATIAESDMQLIPDVTTAYIDQFRAERTLIMVFDIYNPRTGEIYSKDPRQVAKKAEQFLASTGIADTAFFAPEAEFYILDSVRYETTPRRTFFEIDSEEAHWNSATDYEGGNLGNTTALKGGYFPVSPVDKQADLRDDISLRLIEAGLQLERSHHEVGAPGQAEINYRFDTMVSAADDVLKFKYIVKNTAELWGKTATFMPKPVFGDNGSGMHTHMSLWANGEPLFYDENGYAGLSDTARWYIGGILKHAPSLLAFTNPTINSYRRLVKGYEAPVNLAYSAGNRSAAIRIPLTGSNPKAKRIEFRAPDASGNPYLAFAAQLMAGIDGIRNRIEPGEPIDKDLYELPPEEAANIPQVPGSLGEALAALEADHAYLLEGGVFTEELIQTWINLKNETELLPMAVRPHPYEFELYYGV is encoded by the coding sequence CAACATTCCGGCGAGCACGGTAGATCTCGACTTCTTCGAGGTCGGGCAGATGTTCGACGCCTCCTCGATCCGCGGCTTCGCTACGATCGCTGAGTCGGACATGCAGCTCATCCCCGACGTCACAACTGCGTACATCGATCAGTTCCGCGCCGAGCGCACCCTCATCATGGTGTTCGACATTTACAACCCGCGCACAGGCGAAATCTACTCGAAGGACCCACGCCAGGTCGCGAAGAAAGCCGAGCAGTTCCTCGCTTCGACCGGAATCGCCGACACCGCGTTCTTCGCCCCCGAGGCAGAGTTCTACATTCTCGACTCGGTTCGCTACGAAACCACTCCGCGCCGTACGTTCTTCGAGATCGACTCGGAGGAGGCCCACTGGAACTCCGCCACAGATTACGAGGGCGGAAACCTCGGGAACACGACCGCGCTCAAGGGAGGCTATTTCCCAGTCTCCCCCGTGGACAAGCAGGCTGATCTGCGTGATGACATCTCGCTTCGCCTTATCGAAGCTGGCCTGCAGCTCGAGCGTTCCCACCACGAGGTCGGCGCTCCCGGTCAGGCAGAGATCAACTATCGGTTTGACACGATGGTCTCTGCTGCCGACGACGTGCTGAAGTTCAAGTACATCGTCAAGAACACCGCAGAGCTCTGGGGTAAGACGGCCACATTCATGCCGAAACCCGTGTTTGGCGATAACGGCTCGGGAATGCATACACACATGTCCCTCTGGGCAAACGGCGAACCGCTGTTCTACGACGAGAACGGTTATGCCGGACTCTCGGACACCGCTCGCTGGTACATCGGCGGCATCCTCAAGCACGCGCCGTCGCTGCTCGCCTTCACGAACCCGACGATCAACAGCTACCGTCGCCTCGTGAAGGGCTACGAGGCTCCCGTGAACCTTGCCTACTCAGCAGGTAACCGTTCGGCCGCAATTCGCATCCCGCTCACTGGCTCCAACCCGAAGGCGAAGCGCATCGAATTCCGCGCCCCTGACGCTTCGGGCAACCCGTATCTCGCATTCGCAGCTCAGCTCATGGCCGGCATCGACGGCATTCGCAACCGGATCGAGCCCGGCGAGCCGATCGACAAGGATCTCTACGAGCTTCCCCCGGAGGAGGCCGCGAACATCCCGCAGGTGCCCGGCTCGCTCGGCGAGGCACTCGCCGCTCTCGAAGCGGATCACGCCTACCTGCTTGAGGGCGGCGTCTTCACTGAGGAGCTGATCCAGACTTGGATCAACCTGAAGAACGAGACCGAACTGCTCCCAATGGCGGT